Proteins encoded within one genomic window of Macrotis lagotis isolate mMagLag1 chromosome 3, bilby.v1.9.chrom.fasta, whole genome shotgun sequence:
- the NKX3-2 gene encoding homeobox protein Nkx-3.2, whose translation MAVRSGSTLTPFSIQAILNKKEERAGRRCLEARPPAARGAPAGPAAAAPACCWRLFGEADSGAPGGAGETLSPSPAGPGAAAAAAAAGRTVGSPRGWDSDSALSEDNEGERRCPAQARGGAGRAREPPGRGPPPPGPEPQAKDLEEEPPGLSDSEMSASVSADRSPRTEEDGGGGGKCEKLLCGGGPAEEEQAVPKPRKKRSRAAFSHAQVFELERRFNHQRYLSGPERADLAASLKLTETQVKIWFQNRRYKTKRRQMAADLLASAPAAKKVAVKVLVRDDQRQYHPGEVLRPPSLLSLQPSYYYPYYCLPGWALSTCTAAAGTQ comes from the exons ATGGCTGTGCGCAGCGGCAGCACCTTGACGCCCTTCTCCATCCAGGCGATTCTCAACAAGAAGGAGGAGAGGGCCGGCCGCCGGTGCCTGGAGGCGCGGCCGCCCGCGGCCAGGGGGGCCCCCGCGGGCCCGGCCGCCGCCGCTCCCGCCTGCTGCTGGAGGCTCTTCGGAGAGGCGGACTCGGGGGCTCCGGGGGGAGCCGGGGAGACGCTCTCGCCCTCCCCGGCGGggcccggggcggcggcggcggcggcggcggcggggcggaCCGTGGGGAGCCCCAGGGGCTGGGACTCGGACTCGGCGCTGAGCGAAGACAACGAAGGGGAGCGACGCTGCCCGGCCCAGGCCAGGGGCGGCGCGGGTCGCGCCCGGGAGCCGCCCGGCAGagggccgccgccgccggggcCGGAGCCCCAGGCCAAGGACCTGGAAGAGGAGCCCCCGGGCCTGAGTGACAGCGAAATGTCAGCCAGCGTCTCAG CAGATCGCAGCCCGAGGACCGAGGAGGACGGAGGCGGAGGAGGCAAGTGCGAGAAGCTGCTGTGCGGCGGGGGTCCGGCCGAGGAGGAGCAGGCGGTGCCCAAGCCTCGCAAGAAGCGCTCGCGGGCCGCCTTCTCCCACGCCCAGGTCTTCGAGCTGGAGCGCCGCTTCAATCACCAGCGCTACCTGTCCGGCCCGGAGAGGGCCGACCTGGCCGCCTCCCTGAAGCTCACCGAGACCCAGGTGAAGATCTGGTTCCAGAACCGCCGCTACAAGACCAAGCGCCGCCAAATGGCCGCAGACTTGCTGGCTTCGGCTCCGGCTGCCAAGAAGGTGGCGGTCAAGGTGCTGGTGAGGGACGATCAGAGACAGTACCACCCGGGAGAGGTGCTCAGGCCCCCCTCCCTGCTCTCCCTTCAGCCCTCCTACTACTACCCCTACTACTGCCTCCCGGGCTGGGCCCTCTCTACCTGCACGGCCGCGGCGGGCACCCAGTGA